The Argentina anserina chromosome 5, drPotAnse1.1, whole genome shotgun sequence genome includes the window acagaagaaggaAACCCTCAGTAATCCTCTGAGTAAGCTCTCCAAGcctgctaatccccacctgcagaactatcccataCTCTATCGAAGTGATGCACTGAGAttgcaaacacaaacccggtaagtttttcagctcgtatgagtaaaccaacattataacatcatcgcatacaaaagaaatataaCAGATAAGATATAAAGACAAGtttactcatgagacactggacAGCCCTCCTGGTTGcccaatattatttaaaaataagtgCACTCATGagatattgggcaacccatctgttacccaatatcatttaaaaacatgggtacacatgagacccaggtacccatctgttacccatcatacagtacaccggcagacactaggcaacccatctattacccaatatcattctAAAACattgggtactcatgagacccaggcaacccatttgttacccctcatgcagtacaccggcagacagactagagctctaattgaTCGTAACCGACACCCGGCCATAGCTTAATTCCGATTCAATGCCAACAATGTCCGAacaccagaaaacgttttaacaagactcaatgttaaaaccacgtacattATAACcatccacacatgttattgtactacaaccaaacgTCTCTTGTACaacaatatacatatatatagtcactcaaataatccattataccggaaggtacgTTATCTCCCTTCCGGTCCCATCCAccacaattaatcaaaaacattataatctcataaattaaatagaaaccgtaacattatataatataacaacccttatatgtatcgtatttaccattttcgtacacatacacaacccactatattatataaatgtcacagttcactctttttaatgTTTCAAACATATGAGTCACTaccaagggtagacttgtcatagtgagatttactcaccttattttctaCGTGCAACTTCCGCGACACCGAgagcgattccctcactcgtttcgtcagtcacctaatagcatgataaagtgcttagaaaacgatacgtaaaatctcaGGTAATGATTCATTACGGCTGAATACTATTAACAAACACTGTTAAAAAATTGCAGGAGCTCGGAGCCACGACGACGAgctctccctcctcctcctcaacgCGATTCGACCTACTGTGAGGTTCAATCGAGCAGCGACATCATCGACCTCCTCCTCTCGAACCCGAGAATTTGCGGCGGTCTCCGGCCGGTTCTGGGCAAGCTGAAGGTAAGGGTGTGATCGCCTCCTTCCATTCTTCAATTTTCATGTTGGTTGTATGTTGTTTTGATTGGTTTTGGTCGGAGGTGGTGGAGGGCGCGTCTCGCcgtctgtggcggcgcgtgagcgcaTGTGGAGTAGTGTAGGGGCGGCAGGAGGCCGTGGAGGGGATGAGCGGAGAAAATGGAGGagttttgggcggcggtggcgaaCTACGCGCAGGTTTTAGAagtggcgcgtgggccccacgctctgcaactgtgggaggcgcgtgaacagtaaattttgaaacattaatttttgtaaaattattttacgtacggtaaatgtaaaattattttacgcacagtaaatgtaaaaagtaaattatgtacagtaaatgtaaaagtaatttctgaagggtagatttgtaattattatttactgaaaaGTATTTACGATGAAATAGTATATGgttgtacataaatacgtaaatagtattaCTCGTACTgaaatacgtaattaatatgtatttgtacagtaatacatgaatagtaattgtgtgaacagtaatttcgtaaaaaccagaaattcctgaacaataaaacattattactatttcggcatttaaggttttacgtaactcttctaaattcacttcttatctattccaggtgatcgacacaacaagtaaaggattcgagttcggaattgtggaaattacgctcaggaatataaggtgagtaaaatctcacaattACGAATATACCCTTGctgagattcataattacgcttaattaaaaagaatgaaccatgatatgtatatgatatagtggattgtgtatatgtataattggtaaaataggtacatatatatggttttttatactatatactgtcataatttcTGTTTGCGAATAAGTTCATTATAGCGttgataattatttatttgagtATGTCGCTCTGATTTGTTCAATATCATGTGAGGattgtttgtacgtggttttaacttgagttatgttaaaacgttttgtggtctgtggacctgtcttcggacgtgttggcatgtcggaacttagccttggccgggcgacagttacgatacagttagagctctagtctgtctgtcggggTACTAAATTGAgaggtaacagaggtgtaccagcgcttatgagtacccatattttggatattgggtagcaagtggttgcccaatgtcgggcggcgtactaacatgaggggtaacagaggtgtaccagcgctcatgagtacccgtattataaatgtacttgggtaaacagaggggttgcccgatttctcatgagcatatatattttcagttattattggacaaccagatggaccgtccaatgactcatgagtgcatttatgattaatgctttatgtattttctcatgtatttatatgcaAGTCATATTgttgtttactcatacgagttgtaaagcttaccggatttgtgtttacaatcctggtgcacctattcgatgttgtaggagataattccgcaggtgtgggtTAGCCGaatcgacggacaactctgaagactctgaagttgttttattttatcttgtggtgaggattgagaggattcttacatttccatttaatataatgcatgaattataaatttggtttgtaataattaatttaactgagttgtaccatgaactcagtaatgatccaatGTGACAttaagatgatttcgatttattgagattgttttagagtttttcatgacttcaaattcgagtttcatacttgaaatttcggggtcgtaaCACTAATTTATAAGAAATAGAGTTACCATGCGACGTAATTAATATATCAAAAGCTAAGTTCAAACCTGCACGCTTCAGAGTTTCACATTAGTGATATACTTCATAACCATGCCAACAATATGTGATTGGACTTTGGAGGCTGATTCCTTCAAGCTCTTAATCTTCTTATCTGTTTCTTCCTCAAGCCTTTTTACATTAGTTCCAGAACTCCCACTTGTCTACAGAAGTTAAATGGCTAATCAGATCATTTTATGGTGGTGATATACTGATATCCTGCTCAGTATTTCATTTCAAGAAATAACATGAcctcttatttatttatatctcTTTTGTTGACATGAAATAAGATCTTGTGATATGGATTGTTGGTACCTCAGAAAGCTTGTTTTGGTACTCAGCCTCCATATTGGTACGATACTGTTGTACTTCCCTCTCAGCTTCCTCTTTAGCTTGTCTCAAGCGTGCCATCTTCACTAAAGAATGTAAGATTATTGTAAAATACATACAAATggtcaaaagaagaagaagaagaagcagatgaaaagaaaaacatggaAACAGAATACAATGGAAGTTGAATGAATGAAGTGATGAAACTTATTCAACCTATAATCGGTCAGCTGTAGTAAAATATGAGATGATGCATGTCGAGTAATAATAATTGTAAAAATTGATTAACGCATTTACTGTTTCTAGCGCTGTTAACAATGTGTTGAGCTTCCTGTTCTGCTGTTAGCAGCATCTGGATGCCGCCTTGTCCTCTAAAAGAATCCATAACTGTGcaacttaaaaaataaaaagatagcATAAGAGCTTCGATTTGCAAATATCTCACACATTCTTAAAAATTAATTGGGGAATTATCATAAATAAGAATGCtagaattatattttcatgtaTCTCACTCGCAATAGATCAGTAGAACTTAGATACACCAATGTAGGCTGTTGTAGATCCTCAAAGTTTATTAACCACTAATGCTCACAACAAAAATTACTACTTATTGCTAACCTTGGATACTTTTTGAATGGGAGCACATAATCCATTCTAACCAGGCCTAATAAGCTTTGATGAATGTTCTAAGTAATACATCAGACAATACATAACTTCGGCATCTAGTCGTTCTGCAGATGCACTACTATTCTGGTTGGCATCAACAATTGAAAGTGTAAGCAATCAACTATAGCTAAAATTATATCTGCAAGCTATTCAGTGGCCAGTACTGAACATTATTGACCATTATCCTTTGTCTCAGGCAATTGAATCAATTCCAAAGTCATCTCTGTAGATCCTCGATTGAGGATTAGACATCTTCAAACCAAGTTTGATAAATATTGGACCAAGAAGCATATGAGACACATGGTTGCAGAATCCAAGCCAATTATATATGTAGAGTGATTAAAAGAGGTCTATGTTAGACACTTAGACCTTAGTGGAACCCAAGCTAACTCTACCAAAACTTTGCCTTATGTAGCTAAGAGAATTTGGTCCAGCATCTCCTATACCAATGAAGTGTTGAAGAAAAATAGGCTAGCATAAGTGAAATTCCCATTGTATCAATCGTACACAATTACACATCACCCAGACtccttaaaaatttaaaatgcacCAGTTAGTAGCAGTTTTTGCACAACTACGTTTTACTAATAAATATGACCCCTAAAAGTGTGAACACATATCTCAAGGCTGACAAGACATTGATCCTATAGACAACTGATACAAAATGATCCATTTGTTGTACAAGTGAAGTCATGGACATATGCACTACCTGGTCTCATAGTTGTCAATCTCTTTGAACATCAACTTTGCCAATGAAAGTTCTTCTATTCCAGTAATTCCACATATTGGTTATTTTCTATTGATAATCTGATTATATGATCTAAGGATTCTAAGCGATCAAAAACCAAGATCGATCGATATCATTTCGATCAATTTTGTTTCTACAGATGTACCTACAGCTATGACCAGTGTAAAGTGTAAACTAACAACACTTCTGTAGGAAAATTACTGAAGAAAAACCTATAAACTCTTATAGAATGAGCCTACAGATTAATGTGATTCTCATTACCCAACAGGTTATTGATCTCTCACGAATTTGAATTCAAGATAATTCTATATCCAGCCTCAAATGTATGGACACGATGTTAAACTCAAACATgaatacaaaaagaaaataaaaacgtgAAACATGTACACATACTTGTCTTGTATCTTGAATATCAAAAGTAAAACgaattttga containing:
- the LOC126795273 gene encoding V-type proton ATPase subunit G1-like, with the protein product MDSFRGQGGIQMLLTAEQEAQHIVNSARNMKMARLRQAKEEAEREVQQYRTNMEAEYQNKLSETSGSSGTNVKRLEEETDKKIKSLKESASKVQSHIVGMVMKYITNVKL